The following proteins are encoded in a genomic region of Dokdonia donghaensis DSW-1:
- the nhaD gene encoding sodium:proton antiporter NhaD, translating to MESVIILIFIIGYLSITLEHPLKLDKTVPALIMASLIWAFLAVGFHLGWFDVIDTYEQAYSLFPNGVPLTGDALHDAEHGFDNTLLHHLGKTAEILIFLIGAMTIVEIIDLHRGFEVLKGAVRTRSKKKLLWIIGILAFILSAIIDNLTATIVLITLLRKLIVNREQRLWFAAMVVIAANAGGAWSPIGDVTTTMLWIADNVTAMGLIKFVIIPSVICFVIPFFIATYLPAFKGDIVVDTQEDEEAGRLLSSKTMLFLGLGMIVSVPIFKTITHLPPYMGMMLALGVVWLVSEYIHPEEDFTKERKHLYSAHKALSRIEISSILFFLGILMAVAGLESLVYGVSEAGDPVGTLRYVAEILNGAVPNQDVVVVILGILSAIIDNVPLVAASMGMYTAETDSLLWHFIAYSAGTGGSMLIIGSAAGVAAMGMEKIDFIWYLKKITWLAFVGFAAGAVAFVLLTGGTMGA from the coding sequence ATGGAATCAGTAATTATTCTCATTTTTATTATCGGGTACCTTTCTATAACCCTTGAGCATCCTCTTAAACTTGATAAAACAGTGCCTGCACTTATTATGGCATCACTTATCTGGGCATTTCTAGCAGTAGGTTTTCACCTAGGCTGGTTTGACGTAATAGATACCTATGAGCAAGCTTATAGCTTGTTTCCTAATGGGGTGCCTCTTACGGGAGATGCCTTGCACGATGCAGAGCACGGTTTTGATAACACGCTTTTACACCACTTAGGTAAAACAGCAGAGATACTTATCTTCCTTATAGGGGCTATGACCATTGTTGAGATTATAGATCTTCACAGAGGTTTTGAAGTTCTTAAAGGAGCTGTAAGAACTCGTAGCAAGAAAAAGTTATTATGGATTATAGGGATACTAGCATTCATACTTTCTGCTATAATAGATAACCTTACCGCTACAATTGTACTTATTACCTTATTACGTAAGCTTATTGTAAACAGAGAGCAACGTCTTTGGTTTGCTGCAATGGTAGTAATTGCTGCAAATGCAGGGGGAGCTTGGTCACCTATTGGGGACGTTACTACTACAATGCTTTGGATTGCAGATAATGTTACAGCAATGGGACTTATCAAGTTTGTAATCATACCATCTGTAATTTGTTTTGTTATACCATTCTTTATTGCAACATACTTGCCAGCTTTTAAAGGCGATATAGTTGTAGATACACAAGAAGATGAAGAAGCAGGAAGATTACTAAGTAGTAAGACAATGCTTTTCTTAGGGCTAGGTATGATAGTATCTGTACCTATTTTTAAGACAATAACACACTTACCTCCTTATATGGGTATGATGCTTGCACTAGGTGTAGTGTGGTTAGTATCTGAGTACATTCACCCAGAAGAAGACTTTACAAAAGAGCGTAAGCACTTATACAGTGCTCACAAAGCACTTTCTCGTATCGAGATCTCAAGTATCCTTTTCTTTTTAGGAATATTAATGGCAGTAGCAGGACTTGAAAGTCTTGTATATGGTGTGTCTGAAGCTGGTGATCCAGTGGGAACATTACGTTATGTTGCAGAGATTCTTAATGGAGCGGTACCTAATCAAGATGTTGTGGTAGTAATACTTGGTATTCTATCTGCTATTATTGATAACGTGCCACTTGTGGCTGCCTCTATGGGTATGTATACTGCAGAGACAGACAGTTTATTATGGCACTTTATTGCATACTCTGCTGGAACAGGAGGAAGTATGCTTATCATAGGTTCTGCGGCAGGAGTTGCAGCTATGGGAATGGAAAAGATAGATTTTATCTGGTACCTTAAAAAGATCACGTGGTTAGCCTTTGTAGGGTTTGCTGCGGGAGCTGTTGCCTTTGTTCTTCTTACGGGAGGAACAATGGGTGCTTAA
- a CDS encoding Glu/Leu/Phe/Val dehydrogenase dimerization domain-containing protein — protein MRELLQRYEDKSPEIVFHWNDPETEAEGWVVINSLRGGAAGGGTRMRVGLDINEVLSLAKTMEVKFTVSGPAIGGAKSGINFDPKDPRKKGVLERWYKAVSPLLKSYYGTGGDLNVDEIHEVIPITEESGVWHPQEGVFTGHFQPTEADKINRIGQLRQGVIKVIENPSFSPDVTRKYTVADMITGYGVAEAVRHYYDIYGGDVKGKRAVVQGFGNVGAAAAYYLAQMGAKVVGIIDIVGGFINKEGFTFEEIRDMYLNKTGNTLNASTEGLIPFSQMNEEIWNLETEIFAPCAASRLITEDQINRMIDTGLEVISCGANVPFADKEIFFGPIMEHTDAKVSLIPDFISNCGMARVFAYFMERRVQMTDDAIFNDTSQTIRNAIENTYQNNSSKQNISKTAFEIALKELL, from the coding sequence ATGAGAGAGCTTTTACAGCGATACGAAGATAAGTCACCAGAGATTGTTTTTCACTGGAACGACCCAGAAACCGAAGCAGAGGGGTGGGTAGTTATTAACTCTTTAAGAGGAGGTGCCGCTGGTGGTGGTACACGTATGCGTGTAGGACTAGATATAAATGAAGTCCTTTCTCTAGCAAAAACTATGGAGGTTAAGTTTACTGTATCTGGTCCAGCTATAGGTGGAGCAAAGTCAGGAATTAACTTTGACCCAAAAGATCCTCGTAAGAAAGGAGTCCTAGAGCGCTGGTATAAAGCCGTGTCACCACTACTTAAAAGTTATTATGGTACGGGAGGTGATCTTAATGTAGACGAGATACACGAGGTAATACCTATTACAGAAGAGAGTGGCGTATGGCATCCTCAAGAAGGTGTTTTTACTGGGCACTTTCAACCTACAGAGGCAGATAAAATTAACCGTATAGGGCAACTTAGGCAAGGAGTCATTAAGGTGATAGAAAACCCATCATTTTCTCCAGATGTAACACGCAAGTATACCGTAGCAGATATGATTACTGGATATGGTGTTGCAGAGGCGGTACGTCATTATTATGATATTTATGGAGGTGATGTAAAGGGCAAGCGTGCCGTGGTACAAGGTTTTGGAAACGTAGGTGCAGCAGCGGCTTACTACCTAGCGCAAATGGGTGCAAAAGTAGTAGGTATTATAGATATTGTAGGAGGTTTTATAAATAAAGAAGGTTTTACCTTTGAGGAGATACGAGATATGTATCTTAATAAAACAGGTAATACACTTAACGCTTCTACAGAAGGATTGATACCATTCTCACAAATGAATGAGGAGATATGGAATCTTGAGACAGAGATTTTCGCTCCTTGTGCAGCTTCTCGTCTTATTACAGAAGATCAAATTAATAGAATGATAGATACGGGGCTGGAAGTTATTTCTTGTGGTGCAAACGTACCGTTTGCAGATAAAGAAATTTTCTTTGGACCTATAATGGAGCATACAGACGCAAAGGTGAGTCTTATACCAGACTTTATTTCAAACTGTGGTATGGCAAGAGTATTTGCATACTTTATGGAGCGCCGCGTGCAAATGACAGATGATGCAATCTTTAACGATACATCACAAACTATACGTAATGCGATAGAAAATACGTATCAGAATAACAGTTCAAAACAAAATATAAGCAAGACAGCTTTTGAAATTGCATTAAAAGAATTACTTTAA
- a CDS encoding anhydro-N-acetylmuramic acid kinase yields the protein MEQKNYNVIGVMSGTSLDGIDCALVKVSMSPQIAGEVYPVFNAQIINAETIAYPNDWVDKLKTAHTLSTEALSTLNASYTIYLAQVINIFKARYRIKQVDAVCSHGHTILHQPQDGFTLQIGNLPELAQLLSHKVVCDFRVQDVALGGQGAPLVPIGDKLLFGTYDYCLNLGGFANVSTEENGVRLAYDICPVNVVLNTYAHKLGKPYDDEGAFAKAGTVHAPLLKELNSLPYYSSPAPKSLGIEWVHEQVFPIIESYKVSDIDVLATFTEHIAVQIATQFKENASVLVTGGGAYNSYLLGRVQAQYKANRVKGAVLNLVVPDAQLIEFKEALVFGLLGVLRLEGLANCLASVTGASQDHSSGMLYDS from the coding sequence ATGGAACAAAAAAACTATAACGTTATAGGTGTGATGAGTGGTACCAGCTTAGATGGAATAGACTGCGCGCTTGTTAAAGTGAGTATGTCACCTCAAATTGCTGGTGAAGTTTATCCAGTCTTTAATGCTCAGATAATCAATGCAGAAACGATTGCTTACCCAAATGACTGGGTAGATAAACTAAAAACAGCACATACACTCTCAACAGAGGCGCTCTCTACATTAAATGCATCATATACAATATATTTAGCTCAGGTGATAAATATATTTAAAGCTAGGTATCGTATAAAGCAGGTAGATGCTGTATGCTCCCACGGCCACACCATATTACACCAGCCACAAGATGGTTTTACTTTACAGATAGGTAATCTTCCAGAGCTTGCTCAGTTGCTTAGTCATAAAGTGGTTTGCGACTTCAGGGTGCAAGATGTAGCGCTAGGTGGGCAAGGCGCACCGCTTGTTCCTATAGGAGATAAGCTGTTGTTTGGTACATATGATTATTGTCTCAATCTTGGTGGATTTGCAAATGTTTCGACTGAGGAAAATGGAGTTCGGCTGGCGTATGATATTTGTCCAGTTAATGTTGTGCTCAATACATATGCTCATAAGTTGGGTAAGCCGTATGATGATGAGGGCGCTTTCGCGAAAGCGGGAACCGTACACGCTCCCTTATTAAAGGAACTGAATAGCTTACCATATTATAGCTCTCCAGCACCAAAATCTCTGGGGATAGAGTGGGTGCACGAACAAGTATTCCCAATAATTGAATCTTATAAAGTCTCTGATATAGATGTGCTGGCGACGTTTACAGAGCATATTGCTGTGCAAATTGCGACTCAGTTTAAAGAAAACGCCTCAGTTTTAGTAACCGGAGGAGGAGCTTACAATAGCTATTTGCTAGGTCGTGTGCAAGCTCAGTATAAAGCAAATAGGGTCAAGGGAGCTGTGTTAAATCTTGTAGTGCCAGATGCGCAACTTATTGAATTTAAAGAGGCTCTCGTTTTTGGGTTATTAGGGGTTTTAAGGCTTGAAGGACTTGCTAATTGCCTTGCAAGTGTCACCGGAGCATCACAAGACCACTCTAGCGGAATGTTATATGATTCTTAA
- a CDS encoding acyl-CoA dehydrogenase has protein sequence MDFSLTEEHLMIRDAARDFARTELLDGVIERDNIQQFPAELVKKMGDLGFMGIMVDPKYGGSGMDAISYVLVMEELSKIDASASVIVSVNNSLVCYGLEAYGSEEQKQKYLTKLATGEMVGAFCLSEPEAGSDATSQATTAIDKGDHYVLNGTKNWITNGGRSDVYLVIAQTDREKGHRGINAFIVEKGMEGFEVGPKEDKLGIRGSDTHTLQFNDVKVPKENRIGEDGFGFKFAMKTLSGGRIGIAAQALGIASGAYELALKYSKERKAFGTEICNHQAIAFKLADMYVEIEAARHLVMKAAWDKDQGNNYDQSSAMAKLYASKVAMEQTVEAVQIHGGNGFVKEYHVERLMRDAKITQIYEGTSEIQKIVISRSLIKG, from the coding sequence ATGGATTTTAGCTTAACAGAAGAACACCTTATGATACGCGACGCTGCTCGCGATTTTGCACGTACAGAATTACTAGACGGAGTAATAGAAAGAGATAACATACAACAGTTTCCTGCAGAACTTGTAAAGAAAATGGGTGACCTAGGCTTTATGGGTATTATGGTTGATCCAAAATATGGAGGAAGTGGTATGGACGCAATTTCATATGTTCTTGTTATGGAAGAGCTGTCTAAAATAGATGCCTCTGCATCTGTAATTGTTTCTGTAAACAACTCATTGGTATGCTACGGTCTTGAAGCTTATGGGTCTGAAGAGCAAAAACAAAAATACCTTACTAAACTTGCTACAGGTGAGATGGTAGGTGCTTTTTGTCTTTCTGAGCCAGAAGCTGGATCTGATGCAACTTCACAAGCTACTACAGCAATAGATAAAGGAGATCATTACGTACTTAATGGTACAAAAAACTGGATTACAAATGGAGGACGCTCTGACGTGTATCTCGTAATCGCTCAAACTGATAGAGAAAAAGGGCACCGCGGTATCAACGCTTTCATAGTTGAGAAAGGGATGGAAGGTTTTGAAGTAGGACCTAAAGAAGACAAACTAGGTATACGTGGTAGTGACACGCACACACTACAGTTTAATGACGTAAAAGTACCCAAGGAAAATAGAATAGGTGAAGACGGGTTTGGTTTCAAATTTGCAATGAAAACACTTTCCGGAGGACGCATAGGTATTGCCGCACAAGCACTTGGTATTGCTTCTGGGGCATACGAGCTTGCTCTTAAATATTCTAAAGAGCGTAAAGCCTTTGGTACAGAAATTTGTAACCACCAAGCTATCGCTTTTAAACTTGCAGATATGTATGTAGAGATAGAAGCTGCACGTCACCTAGTGATGAAAGCCGCTTGGGATAAAGATCAAGGTAACAACTATGATCAATCAAGCGCGATGGCAAAGCTTTATGCGTCAAAAGTTGCAATGGAGCAAACAGTAGAAGCTGTACAAATACACGGTGGCAACGGTTTTGTAAAAGAATACCACGTTGAGCGATTAATGCGTGACGCAAAAATCACTCAGATATATGAAGGAACTAGTGAGATTCAAAAAATTGTAATCTCTAGAAGCCTTATAAAAGGATAA
- a CDS encoding DNA/RNA non-specific endonuclease yields the protein MKRKYTYPLLVIVFTLVWYVFENYANKAVDAPMIEEGRQPKATTNTYFLPTSTTGQVVHHNYYSLSYSERDEQAEWVAYELKKSHIVNNDFKRPYFEVDPQVETESAHWRNYKKSGYDRGHLCPAGDREFSKEAYEETFLTSNISPQRHDFNAGIWNELEQQVRYWAKKYDGVYVVTGGILKDKMGAIGTEGVTVPESFYKIVYDQSGGDAKMIAFLMNHKVSNKSLKTFVTSVDQIEKLTGIDFFPELEDSVEDRLESSTSTKGWKLR from the coding sequence ATAAGGCTGTAGATGCTCCTATGATAGAAGAGGGTAGACAGCCTAAGGCTACGACAAACACCTATTTTTTACCTACATCTACCACGGGGCAAGTTGTACATCACAACTACTACTCATTGAGTTACAGCGAGCGCGATGAACAAGCAGAGTGGGTTGCTTACGAACTTAAAAAAAGCCACATTGTAAATAATGACTTTAAACGTCCATATTTTGAGGTAGACCCTCAAGTTGAGACAGAGTCTGCACACTGGCGTAATTATAAAAAATCTGGATATGATCGTGGGCATTTATGCCCAGCAGGTGATAGGGAGTTTAGTAAAGAGGCTTATGAAGAAACTTTTTTGACAAGTAATATTAGTCCGCAAAGGCACGATTTTAATGCGGGTATCTGGAATGAACTTGAGCAGCAAGTGCGCTATTGGGCAAAGAAGTATGATGGAGTTTATGTAGTGACTGGTGGTATACTAAAAGATAAAATGGGCGCCATAGGTACAGAAGGAGTTACCGTGCCAGAATCCTTTTATAAAATTGTTTATGATCAATCTGGAGGAGATGCAAAAATGATTGCCTTTTTAATGAATCACAAAGTATCAAATAAGTCTCTTAAAACATTTGTAACCTCTGTAGATCAGATAGAAAAGCTTACCGGTATAGACTTCTTTCCAGAACTTGAAGATAGCGTAGAAGATAGACTAGAATCTAGTACTAGTACTAAGGGCTGGAAGCTTAGATAA